One region of Gemmatimonadaceae bacterium genomic DNA includes:
- a CDS encoding pilus assembly protein PilM has translation MALFSRKKFTVGLDVGSGLVKAVVIDHSGETPALAKVIITPLNDTAIVEGEVMDHELVVDAIRQTVAATGTKTKQIVSAVGGRDVIVKKISMERVKEQQARELMRWEAEQHVPFDIDSVEIDFQVLDPDADGLDMNVLLVAAKRELVEAKQSLLTEAGAAASVMDVDAFALHNAFEANYPDAMSGTVALLNIGNESTNLNILDDGVPILTRDFAVGTRRFREDLQREHGITADEAEELIRAVDEHPMLDSTVAMRGEELAIGIERAATFLATSSRSFSAIRTAYACGGGSRVPGLLPWLSQRLGVTVQPANALAKLAVQDGALEFLSIDEVAPLLMLPVGLALRAAA, from the coding sequence ATGGCGCTCTTCAGCCGAAAGAAATTCACCGTCGGACTCGATGTCGGATCCGGGCTCGTGAAGGCCGTCGTCATCGATCACTCCGGTGAGACGCCGGCGCTGGCGAAGGTCATCATCACGCCGCTCAACGACACGGCCATTGTCGAAGGTGAGGTGATGGACCACGAACTCGTGGTCGACGCCATTCGCCAGACCGTCGCCGCCACGGGCACGAAGACGAAGCAGATCGTCTCCGCGGTCGGAGGGCGCGACGTCATCGTCAAGAAGATCTCCATGGAGCGCGTGAAGGAACAGCAGGCGCGCGAGCTGATGCGCTGGGAAGCGGAGCAGCACGTGCCCTTCGATATCGACTCGGTCGAGATCGACTTCCAGGTGCTCGACCCCGACGCTGATGGCCTCGACATGAACGTTCTGCTCGTCGCCGCCAAGCGCGAGCTGGTGGAGGCCAAGCAGAGCCTCCTCACCGAAGCCGGCGCGGCTGCGTCGGTCATGGACGTCGACGCCTTCGCCCTCCACAACGCGTTCGAGGCGAACTACCCCGACGCCATGAGCGGCACGGTGGCGCTCCTCAACATCGGGAACGAGTCCACCAACCTGAACATCCTCGACGACGGCGTGCCGATCCTCACGCGCGACTTCGCGGTGGGCACCCGCCGCTTCCGTGAAGATCTGCAGCGCGAGCACGGCATCACCGCCGATGAGGCCGAAGAGCTCATCCGCGCGGTCGATGAGCATCCGATGCTCGACAGCACCGTCGCCATGCGCGGCGAAGAGCTCGCCATCGGGATCGAGCGCGCGGCGACCTTCCTCGCCACGTCCTCGCGCAGCTTCAGCGCCATCCGCACGGCCTACGCCTGCGGCGGCGGCTCGCGCGTGCCGGGTCTCCTCCCGTGGCTCTCCCAGCGACTCGGCGTGACGGTGCAGCCGGCCAACGCCCTCGCCAAGCTCGCCGTGCAGGACGGCGCGCTGGAATTCCTGTCCATCGACGAAGTCGCCCCGCTGCTCATGCTGCCGGTCGGCCTCGCACTCCGCGCCGCGGCCTGA
- a CDS encoding HAMP domain-containing protein, producing MPESVLQRIHDRLRNVLIVASGSAIGAIIVTMWITEQLPPATRWPLVALLVCLVSLVFASVLRRQVAELVERPLADCVEAAEAIAGGENSRLVPPGDTVEFHQLASSINRMTEQMMAANQSRMRVEKLATMGRIAAGISHEIGNPVSAIANYAHLLRMRTAEVPGTTEPLDALEREITRIDRIMRGLLDYARPRRLTPKPIVVDEIITEVLRLLEDQGITRRFTISRELEAPDGIVYAERHDLEQVFVNLLLNAVDAMDREGDIVIRSRVNDAAAFTESIEKRRTDPLPQRWSHRPSKRALAWLARPDAPSHFLQIVLADSGTGVAPEDEERIFEPFFSTKQPGKGTGLGLAIVSSTIENLGGTIWVQRAREGGAAFVILLPLHTTGMRAVTYEHPITPPGGVSPTVG from the coding sequence GTGCCTGAATCCGTGCTGCAGCGAATCCATGATCGCCTTCGGAATGTCCTGATCGTCGCCAGTGGCTCTGCCATCGGCGCCATTATCGTGACGATGTGGATCACCGAGCAGCTGCCCCCCGCGACGCGCTGGCCGCTCGTGGCGCTGCTCGTCTGCCTGGTGTCACTGGTCTTCGCCAGCGTGTTGCGCCGCCAGGTCGCGGAGCTCGTCGAGCGCCCCCTGGCCGATTGCGTCGAAGCGGCCGAAGCGATCGCCGGCGGTGAGAACTCCCGCCTGGTGCCCCCGGGCGACACGGTCGAGTTCCATCAGCTCGCGTCGAGTATCAATCGCATGACCGAGCAGATGATGGCCGCGAACCAGTCGCGGATGCGGGTGGAGAAGCTGGCCACCATGGGCCGCATCGCCGCGGGCATCTCGCACGAGATCGGCAACCCGGTCTCCGCCATCGCCAACTACGCGCATCTGCTGCGCATGCGCACCGCCGAGGTGCCGGGCACGACCGAACCGCTGGACGCGCTCGAGCGGGAGATCACCCGCATCGATCGGATCATGCGGGGGCTGCTCGATTACGCGCGCCCACGTCGGCTCACGCCCAAGCCGATCGTGGTCGACGAGATCATCACCGAGGTGCTCCGCCTGCTCGAGGATCAGGGGATCACGCGCCGGTTCACCATCTCGCGGGAGCTCGAGGCCCCGGACGGGATTGTGTACGCCGAACGGCATGATCTGGAGCAGGTGTTCGTGAACCTGCTGTTGAATGCGGTGGACGCGATGGACCGCGAGGGCGACATCGTCATCCGGTCGCGGGTGAATGACGCCGCCGCCTTTACCGAGAGCATCGAAAAGCGCCGGACCGACCCGCTGCCGCAACGCTGGTCGCACCGGCCGAGCAAGCGCGCGCTCGCCTGGCTGGCACGCCCTGACGCGCCGTCGCACTTCCTGCAGATCGTGCTGGCCGACTCGGGCACCGGCGTCGCCCCGGAAGACGAAGAGCGGATCTTCGAGCCGTTCTTCTCCACGAAGCAGCCGGGGAAGGGGACCGGGCTCGGGCTCGCGATCGTGTCGAGCACCATCGAGAATCTGGGCGGCACCATCTGGGTGCAGCGCGCGCGCGAAGGCGGTGCGGCGTTCGTGATTCTGCTGCCGCTCCACACGACCGGCATGCGCGCGGTGACGTACGAGCATCCGATCACGCCCCCGGGAGGCGTGTCGCCAACGGTCGGGTAG
- a CDS encoding prepilin-type N-terminal cleavage/methylation domain-containing protein, whose product MSRTRKGFTLIELLIVVVIIGILAAIAIPKFADTKRKAYVTAMKSDLKNMVSAAEAYFSDNNTYAGYVAPTGSSGVTLTLTASTAAGWAASATHANAAGATCVIGVGTATPGGLAEGQPGGANCK is encoded by the coding sequence ATGTCGCGTACTCGTAAGGGCTTCACCCTCATCGAACTCCTGATCGTCGTCGTCATCATCGGCATCCTGGCCGCGATCGCGATCCCGAAGTTCGCCGACACGAAGCGGAAGGCCTATGTGACGGCCATGAAGTCCGACCTGAAGAACATGGTCTCGGCCGCTGAGGCCTACTTCTCGGACAACAACACGTACGCGGGCTACGTGGCGCCGACGGGTTCGTCGGGTGTCACGCTGACCCTCACGGCGTCGACCGCCGCGGGTTGGGCGGCCTCGGCCACGCACGCCAACGCGGCGGGCGCGACCTGCGTCATCGGTGTCGGCACGGCGACCCCGGGCGGTCTCGCCGAAGGCCAGCCAGGCGGCGCGAACTGCAAGTAA
- a CDS encoding prepilin-type N-terminal cleavage/methylation domain-containing protein, translating to MKRTRKGFTLIELLIVVVIIGILAAIAIPKFADTKRKAYVTAMKSDLKNMVSAAEAYFSDNNTYAGYAAPAGSSGVTLTLGAADATGWTATATHANAAGASCVIGVGAQTPAGLAEGQPGGANCK from the coding sequence ATGAAGCGCACTCGCAAGGGTTTCACCCTCATCGAACTGCTCATCGTCGTCGTGATCATCGGCATCCTGGCCGCGATCGCGATCCCGAAGTTCGCTGACACGAAGCGGAAGGCCTACGTGACGGCCATGAAGTCCGACCTGAAGAACATGGTCTCGGCCGCTGAGGCCTACTTCTCGGACAACAACACGTACGCGGGCTACGCGGCTCCGGCCGGCTCGTCGGGTGTGACGCTCACGCTCGGCGCGGCGGATGCCACGGGCTGGACGGCCACGGCCACGCATGCGAATGCGGCGGGTGCCTCGTGTGTGATCGGCGTCGGCGCGCAGACCCCCGCGGGTCTCGCCGAAGGCCAGCCGGGCGGCGCGAACTGCAAGTAA
- a CDS encoding prepilin-type N-terminal cleavage/methylation domain-containing protein — translation MAPDAMRRRGFTLIELLCVVLIIGILASIAITKFGDSKRRAYLTAMKTDLRNLASIAEAQFTSDNSYANVVAPQGSDGVTLTFTGTASSWSATATHASVPGMTCSLGNGAGSSSEPDCR, via the coding sequence ATGGCTCCGGACGCGATGCGGCGTCGCGGCTTTACGTTGATTGAATTGTTGTGCGTGGTGCTCATCATCGGCATCCTCGCCAGCATCGCCATCACGAAGTTCGGCGATTCCAAGCGGCGTGCCTACCTCACCGCCATGAAGACCGATCTTCGGAATCTGGCGTCCATTGCCGAGGCCCAGTTCACGTCCGACAACTCGTACGCGAACGTGGTGGCTCCCCAGGGATCGGACGGTGTCACGCTCACCTTCACGGGCACGGCGTCGTCATGGTCGGCGACGGCGACCCATGCCAGCGTGCCGGGGATGACGTGCTCGCTGGGGAATGGCGCCGGGAGCAGCTCCGAGCCCGACTGCCGCTGA
- a CDS encoding sigma-54 dependent transcriptional regulator: MTYGLSADAPRVLVVDDESGILDSLRILLKTEGFEPHTAHGGKAGIEKLTDLRPDIVLTDVRMPDVSGVQVLSSARQVDPDMPVILMTAQATLQSAMQAVNEGAFYYIQKPFRNDELVAILRRAAEHRRLRVENHVLKQEIRRRDASATNRPIGRSKSWLEVLRLAETVAPTDSTVLITGESGTGKEVIARYIHDLSARSDASFLSINCGALPESLLESELFGHVKGSFTGAVKDKSGLFTAANKGTFFLDEIGETTPSTQVKLLRVLQQREVIPVGATESVAVDTRVLAATNRDLEEEIKRGSFRADLFYRLNVIALHLPPLRQRTDDIPVLAESFLRGSASARNEEAKVLAEDALDALMAYSWPGNVRELENALERAVILTTGDTIHADALPERVTARRAEPLVSERAPVTPTLEAIERAYIQWVLQNEGGNKSRAADMLGIDPSTLYRKLARYGEA, encoded by the coding sequence ATGACGTACGGCCTGTCCGCTGATGCCCCGCGCGTGCTCGTGGTTGATGACGAGAGCGGCATCCTCGACTCACTGCGCATTCTGCTCAAGACGGAAGGGTTCGAGCCGCACACCGCGCACGGCGGCAAGGCGGGGATCGAGAAGCTCACCGATCTGCGCCCGGATATCGTGCTCACGGATGTCCGCATGCCCGATGTGAGCGGCGTGCAGGTACTCAGCTCGGCGCGTCAGGTGGACCCGGATATGCCGGTGATCCTCATGACGGCGCAGGCGACGTTGCAGTCGGCGATGCAGGCGGTCAACGAAGGGGCGTTCTACTACATCCAGAAGCCGTTCCGAAACGACGAGCTGGTGGCGATCCTCCGTCGCGCCGCCGAGCATCGGCGCCTGCGGGTGGAGAACCACGTTCTCAAGCAGGAAATCCGGCGCCGCGATGCGTCGGCGACGAATCGGCCGATTGGCCGGAGCAAGTCCTGGCTCGAGGTGCTGCGGCTCGCCGAAACGGTGGCGCCGACCGATTCGACCGTGCTCATCACCGGCGAGTCCGGCACCGGTAAGGAAGTCATTGCGCGCTACATCCACGACCTGAGCGCGCGCTCCGACGCCAGCTTCCTCTCCATCAACTGCGGCGCGCTCCCGGAGTCGCTCCTGGAGAGCGAACTGTTCGGTCACGTGAAGGGCTCGTTCACGGGCGCGGTCAAGGACAAGTCCGGTCTCTTCACGGCGGCGAACAAGGGAACGTTCTTCCTCGACGAAATCGGCGAGACGACGCCCTCCACGCAGGTCAAGCTCCTGCGTGTGCTGCAGCAGCGCGAAGTCATTCCGGTGGGTGCCACCGAGTCGGTGGCGGTGGATACGCGCGTGCTGGCGGCTACCAATCGCGATCTCGAGGAAGAGATCAAGCGCGGCAGCTTCCGCGCCGACCTCTTCTATCGCCTCAATGTCATCGCGTTGCATCTGCCGCCCCTGCGGCAGCGCACGGACGACATTCCGGTGCTGGCCGAGAGTTTCCTGCGCGGATCGGCCAGCGCGCGGAATGAAGAGGCCAAGGTGCTGGCCGAAGACGCTCTCGACGCGTTGATGGCCTACAGCTGGCCCGGCAACGTGCGTGAGCTGGAGAACGCGCTCGAACGGGCGGTGATCCTCACCACCGGCGACACGATCCATGCCGACGCGCTCCCCGAGCGCGTGACGGCCCGGCGTGCCGAGCCGCTGGTGAGCGAACGGGCGCCGGTGACGCCCACGCTCGAAGCGATCGAGCGGGCCTACATCCAGTGGGTGCTGCAGAACGAAGGCGGCAACAAGAGCCGCGCAGCCGACATGCTCGGCATTGACCCTTCCACCCTGTATCGCAAACTGGCGCGATACGGCGAGGCCTGA
- a CDS encoding PAS domain S-box protein: MLDPRRMLRWVWLGRLVLACAILVAAVFVWNDAAPVDTLVATLTFAITILVTVGSAMYGEIERRTLGPIYYGIQCAIDLLLVTAIVHITGGWSSNFAALYILVIASSALLLPLRGGLAVAVGACALYALDVLWLRPGTPYLGVGVQLAVFAVVATGSGFIASRLRQAGMGRDALAAQLVKVQLEAADILRTIRSGIMTVDAHGRLLYANPAASELLGVDLRAFTGRPVLTSLQANAPQLAELLERSARERVRTTRAEGVIHRAEGDIEIGVTTTVAEGTRPESAVSATAIFQDISDTKRLQSLHIRAERLQAVAELSASLAHEIRNPLASIRSATEQLARFSAARAAVQDDDERVLHGLVVREADRLSRLLADFLDFARARLTRVQSLDLGALVHTATMLAASHPDRKPGVDVQVNIAAALPPVLGDEDLLHRAVFNLVLNALQAVGPDGHVFVDVHRHQTASGATPATPITGELLAITVTDDGGGIPEELRSRLFEPFVTGKAGGSGLGLPVVHRAVEAHRGTILVDSLARGTRFSILLPVSSDTDSMTVTAPVEASPMLTPIDPSVGATSGSDVVTLTGAAS, from the coding sequence ATGCTCGACCCCCGGCGAATGCTCCGGTGGGTCTGGCTCGGCCGTTTGGTGTTGGCCTGTGCCATTCTGGTGGCGGCGGTGTTCGTCTGGAACGACGCCGCGCCGGTCGATACGCTGGTGGCCACGCTCACCTTCGCCATCACGATCCTCGTCACGGTCGGATCGGCGATGTACGGGGAGATCGAGCGCCGCACGCTCGGCCCCATTTATTACGGTATTCAGTGCGCGATCGATCTGCTGCTGGTCACGGCGATCGTGCACATCACGGGCGGCTGGAGCTCGAACTTCGCCGCCCTCTATATCCTGGTGATCGCGAGCAGTGCGCTGCTGCTGCCCCTCCGTGGTGGGCTCGCGGTGGCGGTTGGCGCCTGCGCCCTCTATGCGTTGGATGTCCTCTGGTTGCGCCCGGGCACGCCGTACCTCGGCGTCGGGGTGCAGCTCGCGGTGTTCGCGGTGGTGGCCACCGGCTCGGGCTTCATCGCCTCGCGGCTGCGGCAAGCCGGCATGGGGCGCGACGCGCTGGCCGCGCAGCTGGTGAAGGTGCAGCTCGAAGCAGCCGACATCCTCCGGACCATCCGTTCGGGCATCATGACGGTCGATGCGCACGGACGTCTGCTCTACGCCAATCCGGCGGCCTCGGAGCTGCTGGGCGTGGATCTGCGCGCCTTCACCGGCCGCCCCGTCCTCACGTCGTTGCAGGCCAATGCGCCGCAGCTCGCCGAACTCCTCGAGCGTTCGGCGCGTGAGCGCGTGCGCACCACGCGCGCCGAGGGCGTGATTCATCGCGCCGAGGGCGATATCGAAATTGGCGTGACCACGACGGTGGCCGAAGGGACACGTCCGGAATCGGCGGTGTCCGCCACGGCCATCTTCCAGGACATCTCCGACACCAAGCGGTTGCAATCGCTGCACATTCGCGCAGAACGCCTGCAGGCCGTCGCCGAGTTGAGTGCATCGCTCGCGCACGAGATTCGGAATCCCCTGGCCAGCATCCGCAGTGCGACCGAGCAGCTCGCGCGCTTCAGCGCCGCCCGCGCAGCGGTGCAGGATGACGACGAGCGGGTGCTGCATGGACTCGTCGTGCGCGAGGCGGATCGCCTGAGCCGCCTCCTCGCCGACTTCCTCGACTTTGCCCGCGCGCGTCTCACGCGCGTGCAGTCGCTCGATCTTGGCGCGCTCGTGCACACCGCCACCATGCTGGCCGCGTCACACCCCGACCGGAAGCCGGGCGTGGATGTGCAGGTCAACATTGCGGCCGCGCTGCCGCCAGTACTCGGAGATGAAGACCTCTTGCATCGGGCCGTGTTCAACCTCGTGCTCAATGCGCTGCAGGCGGTGGGCCCGGATGGCCACGTCTTCGTGGACGTGCACCGCCATCAGACGGCCTCGGGGGCCACGCCCGCCACGCCCATTACGGGTGAACTGCTGGCGATCACGGTCACCGACGATGGCGGCGGCATTCCCGAGGAGCTGCGGTCGCGGCTCTTCGAACCGTTCGTCACCGGCAAGGCAGGCGGCAGTGGCCTTGGGTTGCCGGTCGTCCACCGCGCCGTCGAAGCCCATCGCGGCACCATTCTCGTCGATTCGCTGGCGCGCGGCACTCGCTTCAGCATTCTGCTGCCGGTGTCGTCCGACACGGACAGCATGACCGTGACGGCGCCTGTCGAGGCGTCGCCGATGCTCACCCCCATCGATCCATCCGTTGGCGCCACGTCCGGGTCGGACGTGGTCACGCTGACTGGAGCTGCCTCATGA
- a CDS encoding hemolysin family protein: protein MFVESPVSPESTLSVGSVSGRLLLVLLLVLLNAFFVAAEFALVAVRRSRIDQMAADGDRSAQVVQRALGQLDRYISGTQLGITLASLALGWIGEPAVAVLVDRALAVVGIAPAPGALHTGAGIATAFLVITFLHIVLGELAPKSIALARPEGVSRVVVRPLMLFSQSMSPFIGLLNGTANKLLGLLGIEPASEEGHVHTPEELRLLVMQARAHGVLEESDSAMLAGVFDFHNKRALDVMRPRTDMVAIAEDVGREELVEILRRERYSRYPVYRETPDDIVGVFLAKDFWLADEPDAFELTAHLREPLFVPATRAAERVLDDLRRTRAHLAVVLDEYGGTAGIVTMEDLVEEVIGDIADEYDPLSRDALLYDGVLELAGSMSLVDVRSDHKLAIPEGDWSTLGGYAFARLGRLPKVGDRVDYPDGELEVVAMDGRRVAALRVHRRADVVTEPRS, encoded by the coding sequence ATGTTTGTCGAATCTCCGGTGTCTCCCGAATCCACCCTCTCCGTGGGGTCGGTCTCGGGTCGCTTGCTGCTGGTCCTGCTGCTCGTGCTGCTCAACGCCTTCTTCGTGGCGGCCGAGTTTGCACTGGTGGCTGTCCGCCGGAGCCGCATCGATCAGATGGCTGCCGATGGCGACCGGAGTGCGCAGGTCGTCCAGCGCGCGCTCGGTCAACTTGACCGATATATCTCAGGGACGCAGCTGGGGATCACCCTGGCCTCCCTCGCGCTCGGCTGGATCGGCGAACCCGCCGTGGCCGTGCTGGTGGACCGGGCGCTCGCCGTCGTTGGGATCGCGCCGGCTCCGGGCGCGCTCCACACCGGCGCCGGCATCGCGACCGCATTTCTGGTCATCACCTTCCTGCACATCGTGCTCGGCGAGCTGGCCCCCAAGTCCATTGCCCTCGCCCGGCCGGAAGGGGTGAGCCGGGTGGTGGTCCGGCCGCTAATGCTCTTCTCCCAGAGCATGTCCCCCTTCATCGGGCTCCTGAACGGCACGGCCAACAAGCTCCTCGGCCTGCTGGGCATCGAACCGGCCTCGGAAGAGGGGCACGTGCACACCCCCGAGGAGCTGCGTCTGCTCGTGATGCAGGCGCGCGCCCACGGCGTGCTGGAGGAGTCCGACTCGGCGATGCTGGCCGGCGTCTTTGACTTTCACAACAAGCGGGCGCTCGACGTGATGCGCCCGCGCACCGATATGGTGGCGATTGCCGAAGACGTGGGGCGCGAGGAACTGGTGGAGATCCTGCGCCGCGAGCGGTACTCGCGCTATCCGGTCTATCGCGAAACCCCGGATGACATCGTCGGAGTGTTTCTCGCCAAGGACTTCTGGCTGGCCGACGAGCCCGACGCGTTCGAGCTCACCGCGCACCTGCGGGAACCGCTGTTCGTGCCGGCCACGCGTGCCGCCGAGCGGGTGCTGGACGACCTGCGCCGCACGCGCGCGCACCTTGCCGTGGTCCTCGATGAGTATGGCGGCACGGCCGGCATCGTGACCATGGAAGATCTGGTCGAGGAAGTGATCGGGGACATCGCCGATGAATACGATCCGCTCTCGCGCGATGCGCTGCTGTACGACGGCGTGCTCGAACTGGCGGGATCGATGTCACTCGTGGATGTCCGCTCCGATCACAAACTGGCGATTCCCGAAGGCGACTGGAGTACGCTGGGGGGCTATGCCTTTGCCCGTCTGGGGCGCTTGCCAAAGGTCGGCGATCGCGTGGACTACCCGGATGGCGAACTGGAAGTGGTGGCGATGGACGGTCGGCGCGTGGCAGCGCTGCGCGTGCATCGCCGCGCTGACGTCGTAACCGAGCCGCGCTCATGA
- a CDS encoding methyltransferase domain-containing protein — MTRVFVARLTAGVLAGASLALACGARAERVRVATGETAVAVGQDTIGPLAPPGAPAKAFPAPSRPVADIVAPRWTAEDDRDGVGEFTRVALLAGIASGQQVADIGAGDGYYVTRLSPLVGPSGVVYGQDIIPDYLALLQQRVRREQLRNVRVVLGDPHDPRLPSASLDVAIMIHMYHEIEQPFGVLYNLATAFKPGGRLVILDLDRPTFGHGTPPSLLRCELRAVGYRERRFTRTTDEEYVAVFEAPSATQRPTPEAITAALTRSPCRAP, encoded by the coding sequence ATGACCCGTGTGTTTGTGGCCCGCCTGACGGCGGGCGTTCTGGCCGGCGCGAGTCTCGCGCTGGCGTGTGGTGCGCGCGCGGAACGCGTGCGGGTCGCCACTGGCGAAACCGCCGTGGCGGTCGGTCAGGACACCATCGGACCGCTCGCGCCGCCGGGCGCCCCCGCAAAGGCGTTTCCCGCCCCGTCGCGTCCGGTGGCCGATATCGTGGCGCCGCGCTGGACGGCCGAAGATGACCGCGATGGCGTGGGCGAGTTCACGCGCGTGGCGCTGCTCGCCGGCATCGCCTCGGGCCAGCAGGTGGCCGACATCGGTGCCGGTGATGGCTACTACGTGACCCGCCTGTCGCCGCTCGTTGGCCCCAGTGGCGTGGTGTACGGGCAGGACATCATTCCTGACTATCTCGCGCTCCTGCAGCAGCGGGTGCGGCGCGAACAGCTGCGCAACGTGCGTGTGGTGCTGGGCGATCCGCACGACCCGCGGCTGCCGTCGGCGTCGCTCGACGTGGCGATCATGATTCACATGTATCACGAGATCGAACAGCCGTTCGGCGTGCTGTACAATCTCGCCACGGCGTTCAAGCCGGGCGGGCGCCTCGTCATTCTCGATCTCGATCGTCCGACGTTCGGGCACGGCACGCCACCGTCGCTGCTCCGCTGTGAGCTGCGCGCCGTGGGCTACCGCGAGCGACGCTTCACGCGTACGACCGACGAAGAGTATGTCGCGGTGTTCGAGGCGCCGAGCGCCACGCAGCGCCCCACGCCGGAGGCGATCACGGCGGCACTCACGCGCAGCCCCTGCCGCGCGCCATGA
- the arfB gene encoding aminoacyl-tRNA hydrolase yields MPSESDALEITPQVRIPMTEIVLTAISGGGPGGQHVNKSATRIALQWNVRTSLALREEQRERLLQQLASRLDTEGQLRIVAGEYRSQQQNRRAALERLQQLVARALVVPRVRRATKPSRGAVQERLTDKRKRAETKRQRRRDHDD; encoded by the coding sequence ATGCCGTCCGAATCCGACGCCCTCGAGATCACGCCACAGGTGCGGATCCCGATGACGGAGATCGTCCTGACCGCGATCTCCGGCGGTGGCCCCGGCGGGCAGCATGTGAACAAGAGCGCGACGCGCATCGCGTTGCAGTGGAACGTGCGGACCTCACTCGCCCTGCGCGAGGAGCAGCGGGAACGGCTGCTGCAGCAGCTCGCCTCGCGTCTCGATACCGAGGGGCAGCTGCGGATCGTGGCGGGCGAGTATCGCAGCCAGCAGCAGAACCGCCGGGCCGCGCTGGAGCGTCTGCAGCAACTGGTTGCGCGGGCCCTCGTGGTGCCGCGTGTGCGGCGGGCTACCAAGCCCTCGCGCGGTGCGGTGCAGGAGCGACTCACCGACAAGCGCAAGCGCGCCGAGACCAAGCGCCAGCGCCGGCGGGATCACGATGACTGA